Proteins from a genomic interval of Zingiber officinale cultivar Zhangliang chromosome 2A, Zo_v1.1, whole genome shotgun sequence:
- the LOC122040376 gene encoding tropinone reductase homolog At5g06060-like yields the protein MELGNRWSLRGETALVTGGSKGIGCAIVEELARFGAAVHTCARNEAELKQSLQKWRDLKLQVTGSVCDVSSSEEREKLIKEVSAIFNGKLNILVNNVGFGYIKPVLEVTREEYKHMMNTNLEAGFHLSQLAHPLLKASGRSNIVFVSSIASIEGTSFMSVYGATKGAMNQLTRGLACEWAKDNIRANCVAPGFIKTPMVKSCMENEELVAQWCHHTPLGRVGEPEEVAASVAFLCLPSSSFITGQVITVDGGKTICGDY from the exons ATGGAGTTGGGAAACAGATGGTCTCTCCGAGGAGAAACAGCCTTGGTCACTGGTGGATCCAAAGGAATAGG GTGTGCTATTGTGGAAGAACTAGCAAGATTTGGTGCAGCAGTTCATACGTGCGCCAGGAATGAAGCAGAGCTGAAACAGAGTTTGCAGAAATGGAGAGACCTGAAGCTTCAGGTGACTGGTTCGGTCTGTGACGTCTCCTCCTCGGAGGAAAGGGAGAAGCTGATAAAGGAAGTAAGCGCCATCTTCAACGGCAAACTCAATATCCTG GTTAATAATGTAGGGTTTGGTTATATTAAACCAGTTTTAGAGGTGACTCGAGAGGAATACAAGCACATGATGAACACCAACTTGGAAGCCGGTTTCCATTTGAGTCAACTTGCTCATCCCCTTCTTAAGGCATCTGGACGGAGCAATATCGTCTTCGTTTCGTCGATTGCTAGTATCGAAGGAACCTCTTTTATGTCCGTCTATGGAGCAACTAAGG GAGCCATGAACCAACTCACTAGAGGCCTCGCTTGCGAATGGGCTAAGGACAATATTCGTGCCAATTGTGTTGCGCCGGGTTTCATCAAGACACCTATGGTTAAATCG TGCATGGAGAATGAAGAACTGGTAGCACAGTGGTGTCATCATACGCCGCTTGGGCGTGTGGGGGAGCCTGAGGAAGTGGCAGCTTCGGTGGCTTTTCTTtgccttccttcttcctctttcatCACCGGTCAAGTGATTACTGTCGATGGAGGTAAAACAATATGCGGTGACTATTAA